The genome window CTTGATCTCCTGCCGTTTGATTTGACAGGGATTGTTGAAGATTGGGCTGTAAAGGCTAGGCTTTGCTTCGGCGGCGGTTTTATCCGGGAGGTTTTATTCGATCAACCGGTGATCGGTCTTGTGATGCGGTCGAGGCTCGATTCCTTTTTGGTGTCAAAGGCCCAGGAAGCGGGCGCAGTGGTCTTGACAGGAGTGGCTTTCAAGGATGTCAAGGCCGCATCTGGCGGAAGCCTCGAGGTGCAGACCACTGCAGGCGATTTTAAGGCCCTGGTCCTTGCCGGGGCCGACGGGGCAGGTAGCAGGACGGCTAGGGCGCTCGGGCTCTGGAAGAACAGGGTCGGATGTCCCGCCGTAGAGGCGGAGGTTTATCCCCTCAGCCGAGAATCCCTTGATGCCTGGCGCGGCATGGTTGAGTTTGACTTCAGTGCGGCGCCTAAGGGTTATGGCTGGGTCTTTCCAAAGGCCGATCACCTCTCTGTAGGGGTATTCTCAACAGGTAAAGAGACGAAGGGCCTGAGGGGTCGCCTGTTCGATTTTATGGTTTCAAGGGGCTTGAAAGAGCAGGATATAAAAGGGATCAGGGGTCATATGATACCGCTTGGACCGCATAACGGCCCTTTTGCTAGCCCCGTGGGTCTTCTCGTAGGTGATGCGGCTGGTCTTGCCGATCCGATAACTGGCGAGGGTATTTATCATGCCCTGAGACAGGCGGAATTGGCTGCAAGATGTATTGCCGCCACCTTAACTGGTAAAAACGGCAGGTTGACCGTCTATAACAGCCTTGTTCAGGAGGAATTTATCAGGGAACTGTCATATGCAAGGCGTCTTGCACATCTTTTTTATGGGATGCCTAGACTCAGTCGCCTGATGATGAGGGTTGGAACTGATAAGGTCATAGGTTATCATCTGGACATCATAACCGGTAGAAGGGCCTATAGAGATCTCTTTTTGAAGGCTGTAAATCCGCTGACCTTTCTGTCTTCCGCCTTCGGCTAGGCATAGCCTATGGTTTGACTATTTTTTTTATTATATAGACATCTTTTTAACGGCCGGTTAAAAAGTTATCTTTATGCCCAGATCTGTATAGTATCCGGAGGTTTTCTATGTCAGGACATTCAAAATGGAGTACCATAAAGCACAAAAAGGGGGCGTTGGATGCCAAGCGGGGCAAGATTTTCACCAAGCTTATAAAAGAAATAATGGTTGCCGCCCGTCTTGGCGGGGGCGATCCAGCCAGTAACCCCCGGCTCAGGAATGCTATTATGGCCGCCAAGTCGGAAAATATGCCGAAGGAGAACATAGAAAGGGCTATCAAAAAGGGGACTGGCGAGCTTGAAGGCGCCAACTATGAAGAGATCTTATATGAAGGTTATGGGCCTGGCGGCGTTGCGGTGCTGGTTGAGGCCATGACAGATAACCGCCAGAGGACAGTCTCTGATGTGAGGCATATATTCTCAAAGCGGGGTGGGAGTCTAGGTGAACCGGGTAGTGTGGCCTGGATGTTTGAGAAAAAAGGGCTTATCATTGTAGAGAAATCGAGCATTGACGAAGAGTCGCTTATGACATTGGCCCTTGAGGCAGGGGCTGAAGACCTGAAGGAGAATGAGTCGGATTGGGAGATACGCACCACCCCTGATTCGTTCGAAGCCGTAAGGGCCGCAATAGAGGCCAAGGGCATAAAGATCGAGGAGGCACAGGTGACAATGGTCCCTAAGACTGTCGTAAAGATCGAGGATGAACAGCAGGCAGGTCAGATATTGAGGCTTATGGAGGCAATAGAAGATAATGACGATGTTCAGCATGTCTATGCGAATTTCGATATATCCGACAGTCTTCTTGAGAAGTTAGGATAAAGATGTCAGATGGGCTTATTCTTGGCATTGATCCCGGCAGCATTGCCACAGGCTACGGCATCATAAAGAAGGATGGGGACAGGCTTTGCTTTGTTGATGCAGGTGTCATTAGGCCAGGATGTCGCAGGGCTCACGGCGATAAAGATGGGAACGATTTGGCAAAGAGGCTTGAGTGTATATATGCCGGTCTTGGCAAGGTGATAGAGCGTCTTGCCCCTGAGACCTCGGCTATAGAAGGTATATTTCACAAGAACAACCCTAGATCGGCCCTGCTTCTTGGACATGCAAGGGGGGTTGCCATTTTGGCCGCTGTGCACCGCGGTCTCTGTGTCTATGAGTATTCGCCGATGGAAATCAAAAAGGCTGTCGTGGGCTATGGCAGGGCGGAAAAACACCAGATCCAACAGATGGTTAAGGTGATGCTGAATCTACAGGAAAAGGTGGCTCAGGATGCATCGGATGCACTTGCCGTTGCCATATGTCATGCCAATTCAATGAGATGCAGGCGCATGATGGTAGGTATCTCGTCAAGGTTGAATAGGAGATGATAGGTTATCTCAAGGGCAGAGTGGAGAGGCTTTGGGACAAGAGGGGTATCATCCTTGACGTAAACGGCATAGGTTATGAGATACAGATGCCTGCTCCGGCCGTTTCAAGACTTGAATCCATAGGAAGGGAAATAACCGTCTTTACGCATCTTGTATGGAAAGAAGACGCGGTTTCGCTTTACGGTTTTGAGGGGATGGAGGAGCGCGATATGTTTAGGATGCTCATCGAGGTGTCGGGCGTAGGTCCAAAGATGGCCTTGAATATCCTCTCGATGTTTACTGTACAGGAACTCTTAAAGACGATAGCCGGTTATGACATAAAAAGGCTTCAGGCCATACACGGCGTGGGCAAGAAGACGGCAGCTAGACTGTGCGTCGATCTTAAGGAAAAGGCAAGGCTTATTCTTGTCGAACAACAGAAAACGCAGGCCAGCGGTGGCATTGCAAAAGCAGGTCCAGGTGTTTACGAAGAAGAGGTTATGCAGGCCCTTTTAAACCTTGGATACAGTCGTTTAGAGGCCAGATCCGCGCTTGAAAGGGCGCATGCCGAGCTTGGAGAAGGGACGGGGATCGAGAGGCTCGTTAAGACCGCATTAAGCTTTTTGGGTAAAGGTGTATGTTCATCATGAAAGAGGCTGCGCCCTTGCTCAACCGAGACAGAGAACTTGATCCCAAGCCCATAGGAGAAGAAAGAGGTATAGAGCCTGGGCTTCGCCCAAAAAAGTTGTCCGAATATGTCGGACAAAATGATGTCAAATCCAGCCTTGAGGTCTTCATTTCAGCTGCCCGCATGCGTGGAGAGACCCTTGATCACGTATTGTTGCATGGTCAGCCTGGCCTCGGAAAGACTACGCTCGCTAATATCATAGCAAACGAGATGGGTGTCAGTCTGAGGGCCACGTCCGGTCCTGTAATTGAAAGGCCTGGAGACCTTGCCGCTATACTTACAAATCTACAAGATGGTGAATGCCTGTTCATAGACGAGATACACAGACTCAACCCGGTGGTCGAGGAGATACTCTATCCTGCAATGGAGGATTTCCAGCTCGATCTTGTTATAGGACAGGGTCCAAGCGCACGCACTATCAAGATCGATCTGCCGCGTTTTACACTGATCGGGGCCACCACAAGGACGGGTCTCTTGTCGCCGCCGTTAAGGGACAGGTTTGGTGTGGTATTGAGGATGGAATTCTATCATGAGCGCGAACTCTATGAAATAGTAAGACGTTCTGCAGCCATTATGGGTATTTCAATCGACGAAGGCGGAGCAATGGAGATAGCCTCGAGGTCCAGAGGTACGCCCAGGATATCGAATAGGCTCCTGAGGCGTGTACGAGATTATGCCGAGGTTAGGGCAAACGGGCATATATCCGCCGAGGTGGCGGACATGGCCCTGTCTCTGATCGACGTTGACAAAAGCGGACTTGATCGTATGGATAGATTGATATTAAAGGTTATAATCGACAAATTTTCAGGCGGCCCGGTCGGACTTGAGACTATAGCAACATCTGTCGGAGAGGAAAGTGATACTATAGAAGATGTCTATGAGCCCTATCTCATCCAGAAAGGTTACCTTCACAGGACGCCGAGGGGCAGGGTCGCAACTGATATGGCCTACAGACACCTGGGGAGGAGGCGCTGATTAAAAAATAAGGAGCGATACAACCATATTATGGAAAAAATAACGCATGTGCCACTTGAACCAAGTGCACTTCGGCTGAACATTGACCCCAATGGCCTTGGGTTCGAGACCCTCTTTGGACTTGAAGAAAACGAGGAGACAGAGACCTTGGCCCAAGAGCGGGCTGTCAAGGCCCTCGCCTTCGGCCTTGAAATAAGACATCCTGACTTCAACGTATATGTTGCAGGGCCGAAGGAGACAGGGCTTTTTGATCTGGCGCGTATGTATGTCGAGCAGGTGGCAAAGACCTTGCCGTCATCCCCTTCCGATTGGTGCTATGTCTATAACTTCAAAGACCATGATTCACCCATAGCTATAAGGCTTGAGCAGGGGAGGGGGCGTGAATTTAAAAGGGATATGTCTGTGCTTGTGGATAATCTTAAGCTGCATATCCCGAAGATATTTGAGAGTGAGATCTACATATCCCGCAAGGAGGAGATTATAAGGGCCTTCAATAAGGCGAGGAGTCAGGTATTCGAAGAACTCGATAGGAAGGTGCGTGAAAGCGGTTTTATCCTTCAGGCAGACCAGACCGGTATGATGGTGATCCCTGCCAAGGGAGAGGGCGTCCCATTTACCCCTGATGAGCTTTCGACCCTTTCCGAAGAACAGCAAATGGAGCTCAAGACCAGGTCTGAGATGTTGCATAGAGAGATGGGCAGCACCATGCGCCACGTCCATCAACTTGAACAGGAAGTGAGCGAAAGGCTGAGGGCCCTTGATGCGGAGATGGTAGGACAGGTGTGTGATCGCTTTATTGATGAGCTCAAGAAAAAATATGAAGGTCATGGCCTTATCCAGGATTATTTGTCTGACGTCAAGGCGGATGTCATAAAGAATATGGACGACTTCCGTTCAAAGCCACAGGCACAGACGCCTTTCCCTTTCCCTATGATGACCCCGAGTTTCACCCAGTATGAAGTCAACCTCATCGTCGATAACATTGAGACAAAGGGTGCGCCAGTAGTCATAGAGAGCAATCCGAGTTATCCGAATCTATTTGGTTCGATCGAGAAAAAGGCCCAATTCGGGGCGCTTGTTACAGACTTTACGATGATCAAGGCCGGTGCCTTCCACAAGGCCAATGGGGGATATCTGATTATCAAGGCCATGGATCTCCTAAAGTGGCCCTTTTCCTATGAGGCCTTAAAGAGATCTTTAAGAGATCGGAGGCTTGAAATCGAAGATCCGGGTGAGCAATTTGGTCTTTTTACCACAAAGACATTGAAGCCCATGGCCATTCCACTGGATATAAAGATTGTCCTTGTGGGGAATTCAGAGATATATCAGCTGCTTTATAATTTTGATGAGGATTTTAGAGAGCTTTTTAAGGTGAAGGCCCATATGGATGTGCATGTGGACAGGAACGAGGCCAGATTGGGTCAGTTATTGCAGTCGGTTAAGACGATAGTAAAAAAGAACGGCCTCAGGGATATCCATAACACTGGGATCGCAAAACTTATCGAATACAGCGCCGAACTTGCCGGCTCGCAGGAGAAATTGAGCCTTAAGGTATCAGATATCGCTGATCTTATATGTGAGGCCGATTTTTGGGCCGCAAAGGATGGAAGCCCATTGATCACCGGCGAATATATCCAAAAGGCTATGAACGAAAAGGCCTACAGGTGTAGGCTCTATGAAGATCACCTCCAAGAGCTTTTGGCCAAGGGTATCATTAAGGTGAATACTAGCGGCAGAGCGGTCGGGCAGGTCAACGGTCTTGCCATCTACGACCTCGGGGACTATATCTTTGGCAAGCCATCCAGGATTACGGCCAACATATCCTTGGGCAAGGAAGGCGTTATAAACATAGAACGTGAAGCAGAATTGAGCGGCAGTATTCATACCAAAGGGGTCATGATCCTGTCGGGATATCTTAGGGCATATTTTTCTGCGGATAGGCCTTTGACCCTTGCAGCTACCATCTGTTTTGAGCAGAGCTATGGGATGATTGACGGAGATTCTGCGTCTGGTGCCGAGCTGTTTGCGTTGCTCTCGGCGCTTTCCGGTATGCCTATCGACCAAGGGATCGCCGTAACTGGCGCTGTGAGCCAAAAGGGAGAGATATTGCCTATAGGAGGGGTTACACAGAAGATAGAGGGCTTTTTTGATCTATGCAAGGCGCACGGACTTACAGGAAGTCAAGGGGTAATCATCCCTAAGGCAAATGTAAAGGACCTGATGTTGAAAGAAGAGGTTGTCGGGGCGGTGGAGGCAGGTAGATTCCATATCTGGGCTATAGAGACCGTAGAGGAAGGCATTGAGATACTTACAGGCATCCCCGCAGGGGTCAGAGATGTGGATGGGAATTATCCGGAGGGAACCCTCTTCTATTTAGTCGATCTGAGGCTTCAGGAATTGGCCGAGGCGGCCAAGAGCTATGGCCATGAGGAAGAAGGCGTAATGGAGGAGGCGGCGGAAGGGGCTGGGTCTTAATAGACCCACTTGCCTTTGGTATAGCGGAATATCTCAGTGACAGGCACCTCTTCAATGGGTGTGCCAGGGTCATTCAGGGCGTCTTGCCGTGTAGGACCTTTTTTGAGGACCTGTTTTTCGGAATAATAAATCATTCCTACATAAGGTGTTTCTTTCGAGCCTGTTCTTTTTATGGAAATATTGCATTCAGGCCCGTAGCAGACATATCTTCCGACATATACACCATCCCGTTCTAATGGTTCGAGCCTGATTTTTTTTGAATTTTCTCTACTTATAGCCTCCAGCTTGGCCATCCATGCCTTTGCAAATCGTTCAAAGCTTTGTCTGATTTCATCGTCACTCAGTCTAGTTTTTTTATCTTGGCGGTTATTTGCGACATATTGATGGTTGTTTTTGATTCTATCGCCACTGCTGGCAAAGATCGTTTGAGGATACGACAGTACTGCCAAGGCGATTAACCCCAGCAGTACTGTCACAACTGATATAAGAGTTGCTTTTTTCTCAAGAATCATGGAATGAGCAACTGTTTTGATCAATCAAGTATCTTGAACTCTACGCGACGGTTCATGGCCCTGCCTTCCGCTGTCTTGTTGCTGGCGATAAAATGGGTTTTGCCATAGCCGATCGTCTGGATCTTGTCGGCATTTATTCCATGTTGTACCAAGAACTTCTTTACAGATTCAGCACGTCTTTCTGAGAGTTTTAAGTTGTATGCAACTGTACCAATAGAGTCACAATAGCCTTCAACGACTACCTTCACATCAGGATGGGCCTTGAGTATCTCGACGGCCTGCTCAAGCACCGGCACGAATTCCTTTTTGATGTTTGATTTGTCAAAGTCAAAGTTGATGCCTCTGAGGACGATTTTTTCCTTCACCACTGGTGGTGGCGGCGGCGGTGTCTCTACCTTGGGTTCAGGCATAGGTGCTGGTGGTTCTACCTTTGGGGCCGGTGCTGGTGCCGGCGGTTTGACCTCTTCTTTTGCCATCAGAGCGCCTATGATGCCGCCTATTAGGGCGCCACTAGCAGCCCCAATCATCGCTCCGTTGCCTGTCGCTGCATCTCTGTTGCCATTGTCGCTGCCGTTGCCGATAGCCGCGCCAGCGCCGCCGCCTATAACCGCTCCTACGGCAGCGCCCTTAAGAAATCCCTTTTGGCGGGCTGACATATTTGCGCAACCGGTTGTCATTGTGACGGCGCATAGCATCGCTACACCTATCTGCCAAATTTTTTTCATAGAACCTCCTTTCTCCTCTTTTAATGATTTTAAAAATAGCGCAACAGTTGTCTCTTTGTCAAGGAGCCAGCACCTCTGTCTATTTATCATATCTCTTAACCTCTGATCCTACCTTATTGAGGAATGAAGTGAATGTCATGGATGCATGACATGCCCGCCTGTCAATAAAAATAGATTGCGGAGCATCTCCGGTCGTATTGCAGACTCCCAGTGACCTGTAACAGAGGCCAATATCCATGCACCGAAGATCAGGGTGATGGTTAGGGCGGCGACACCCAATGGAGAAGGCTTGATACCTAGCAGTGTATTGAGTCCAAGGCAATTTTTTACAGGACAGACGCCGATGCACTCCATGCAGCCCTGACACTCAGGGGTGCGCACTGCTGTTTTTTTGTGCACTTCTATGCAGGCTGGGCATATCTTTGTACACCTTTTGCAGTTGATGCAGAGTGTCTCGTCACGCTTCACATGGATGGGGCTGAAGAGCGCCATAACGCCGAGGAGCGCCCCATATGGGCACAGATACCTGCACCATGGATTTCTGAGGATGATGGACAGGGAGGTGATGACCACCAGAAAGACGACCGTCGTCAGGGATGGCTTAATGAAAAATAGGAGCATCTTTATATCAACAAGCATGTTGTAGGGGCTTGACATAAAGGCCGCGATGGACCGCCCATCCATGCGAAAGAGGATTATGTAGAGAAAAAAGGAAAGAAGTATGTATTTTAATGAATAAAGGGGTATGGATGGCCAGCCCTTAAGACAGAAGGAGAGCCCAAACCTCCGGCCAAGGCCCTCGAAGAGATTGGAGATGAGGCCAACGGGGCAGACCCAGCCACAGACGCCCTTGCGGAACAGGAAGGCCGTCAGCAGGACTGCTATGAAGATGGCAAGCCCGGCGGGGTGGATCGGATCGAACTGGCCCGTGAGCACCAGGTGTTTCAAGGCGGTCAGCGCCCCGATGGGCAGAAAGGCCTCGACAGAGGGGAATTTGGGCGCATAGACATTGCTTTGTCCACTTACCCACAGGTAGTAGCGGTAGAATCGGTAACCGGCATAGAGAAGATATAGTGAAAAGGCCAACTGCACAGCCCTTCTTGCATATCGAACAGGGATAATTAAAGACATAGCGATAAATTAGAACCAGAATTCAGGGTATTTTCTTCTCTTTTTTAAGATTTTGGGGCACCCGTCCTAATACATCGCGGCTGGATGCCCCATAGCGTTTTAAATCAGCCTATTTTTTTCTGGTCTTGACGGTAGCCTTAAAGTGCGCCTGCCGCATCTCCTGGGCAAGCTCCTTGATCTCCACCAGGTCCTTCTTCATCTTGGCATAGCCGTACCATGTGGCGTAATCCGGGTTCATGTGGAAGGTGGCCTGGAATGCCTTCATCCTGTGGTCCATGAACATCTCATAGAGTATCTCCTCGACCTTGGTGTTTACGTCATAGAAGGTAAGGAGATCAGGATAGGCATAGGCCTGGCCAGGTTTTTTCTGAATGATGCCGTCCTGATAAAGCCCAGCCACAGTGGCTATAGCCTCGGCGAACAGTTTATCCGCGGCCTTCACCATCTTATCTGCATTCTGGATGTTTGCATCGACGAATGCAGGCGAATGGCACTCTTTGCACACATCAACTATGCGCCTTCTTTCTGCTTCAAAGTCTTCTTTCGTAAGCCTTGCGACCTTGCCGGCC of Dissulfurimicrobium hydrothermale contains these proteins:
- a CDS encoding geranylgeranyl reductase family protein, yielding MGTVEGLTRSFDCIIAGAGPGGAYLGYLLSSLGLKCLILEKKSIPRYKPCGGGLTKRALDLLPFDLTGIVEDWAVKARLCFGGGFIREVLFDQPVIGLVMRSRLDSFLVSKAQEAGAVVLTGVAFKDVKAASGGSLEVQTTAGDFKALVLAGADGAGSRTARALGLWKNRVGCPAVEAEVYPLSRESLDAWRGMVEFDFSAAPKGYGWVFPKADHLSVGVFSTGKETKGLRGRLFDFMVSRGLKEQDIKGIRGHMIPLGPHNGPFASPVGLLVGDAAGLADPITGEGIYHALRQAELAARCIAATLTGKNGRLTVYNSLVQEEFIRELSYARRLAHLFYGMPRLSRLMMRVGTDKVIGYHLDIITGRRAYRDLFLKAVNPLTFLSSAFG
- a CDS encoding YebC/PmpR family DNA-binding transcriptional regulator, with product MSGHSKWSTIKHKKGALDAKRGKIFTKLIKEIMVAARLGGGDPASNPRLRNAIMAAKSENMPKENIERAIKKGTGELEGANYEEILYEGYGPGGVAVLVEAMTDNRQRTVSDVRHIFSKRGGSLGEPGSVAWMFEKKGLIIVEKSSIDEESLMTLALEAGAEDLKENESDWEIRTTPDSFEAVRAAIEAKGIKIEEAQVTMVPKTVVKIEDEQQAGQILRLMEAIEDNDDVQHVYANFDISDSLLEKLG
- the ruvC gene encoding crossover junction endodeoxyribonuclease RuvC codes for the protein MSDGLILGIDPGSIATGYGIIKKDGDRLCFVDAGVIRPGCRRAHGDKDGNDLAKRLECIYAGLGKVIERLAPETSAIEGIFHKNNPRSALLLGHARGVAILAAVHRGLCVYEYSPMEIKKAVVGYGRAEKHQIQQMVKVMLNLQEKVAQDASDALAVAICHANSMRCRRMMVGISSRLNRR
- the ruvA gene encoding Holliday junction branch migration protein RuvA — encoded protein: MIGYLKGRVERLWDKRGIILDVNGIGYEIQMPAPAVSRLESIGREITVFTHLVWKEDAVSLYGFEGMEERDMFRMLIEVSGVGPKMALNILSMFTVQELLKTIAGYDIKRLQAIHGVGKKTAARLCVDLKEKARLILVEQQKTQASGGIAKAGPGVYEEEVMQALLNLGYSRLEARSALERAHAELGEGTGIERLVKTALSFLGKGVCSS
- the ruvB gene encoding Holliday junction branch migration DNA helicase RuvB, whose translation is MKEAAPLLNRDRELDPKPIGEERGIEPGLRPKKLSEYVGQNDVKSSLEVFISAARMRGETLDHVLLHGQPGLGKTTLANIIANEMGVSLRATSGPVIERPGDLAAILTNLQDGECLFIDEIHRLNPVVEEILYPAMEDFQLDLVIGQGPSARTIKIDLPRFTLIGATTRTGLLSPPLRDRFGVVLRMEFYHERELYEIVRRSAAIMGISIDEGGAMEIASRSRGTPRISNRLLRRVRDYAEVRANGHISAEVADMALSLIDVDKSGLDRMDRLILKVIIDKFSGGPVGLETIATSVGEESDTIEDVYEPYLIQKGYLHRTPRGRVATDMAYRHLGRRR
- a CDS encoding Lon protease family protein; translation: MEKITHVPLEPSALRLNIDPNGLGFETLFGLEENEETETLAQERAVKALAFGLEIRHPDFNVYVAGPKETGLFDLARMYVEQVAKTLPSSPSDWCYVYNFKDHDSPIAIRLEQGRGREFKRDMSVLVDNLKLHIPKIFESEIYISRKEEIIRAFNKARSQVFEELDRKVRESGFILQADQTGMMVIPAKGEGVPFTPDELSTLSEEQQMELKTRSEMLHREMGSTMRHVHQLEQEVSERLRALDAEMVGQVCDRFIDELKKKYEGHGLIQDYLSDVKADVIKNMDDFRSKPQAQTPFPFPMMTPSFTQYEVNLIVDNIETKGAPVVIESNPSYPNLFGSIEKKAQFGALVTDFTMIKAGAFHKANGGYLIIKAMDLLKWPFSYEALKRSLRDRRLEIEDPGEQFGLFTTKTLKPMAIPLDIKIVLVGNSEIYQLLYNFDEDFRELFKVKAHMDVHVDRNEARLGQLLQSVKTIVKKNGLRDIHNTGIAKLIEYSAELAGSQEKLSLKVSDIADLICEADFWAAKDGSPLITGEYIQKAMNEKAYRCRLYEDHLQELLAKGIIKVNTSGRAVGQVNGLAIYDLGDYIFGKPSRITANISLGKEGVINIEREAELSGSIHTKGVMILSGYLRAYFSADRPLTLAATICFEQSYGMIDGDSASGAELFALLSALSGMPIDQGIAVTGAVSQKGEILPIGGVTQKIEGFFDLCKAHGLTGSQGVIIPKANVKDLMLKEEVVGAVEAGRFHIWAIETVEEGIEILTGIPAGVRDVDGNYPEGTLFYLVDLRLQELAEAAKSYGHEEEGVMEEAAEGAGS
- a CDS encoding OmpA family protein; the encoded protein is MKKIWQIGVAMLCAVTMTTGCANMSARQKGFLKGAAVGAVIGGGAGAAIGNGSDNGNRDAATGNGAMIGAASGALIGGIIGALMAKEEVKPPAPAPAPKVEPPAPMPEPKVETPPPPPPVVKEKIVLRGINFDFDKSNIKKEFVPVLEQAVEILKAHPDVKVVVEGYCDSIGTVAYNLKLSERRAESVKKFLVQHGINADKIQTIGYGKTHFIASNKTAEGRAMNRRVEFKILD
- a CDS encoding 4Fe-4S binding protein, which translates into the protein MAFSLYLLYAGYRFYRYYLWVSGQSNVYAPKFPSVEAFLPIGALTALKHLVLTGQFDPIHPAGLAIFIAVLLTAFLFRKGVCGWVCPVGLISNLFEGLGRRFGLSFCLKGWPSIPLYSLKYILLSFFLYIILFRMDGRSIAAFMSSPYNMLVDIKMLLFFIKPSLTTVVFLVVITSLSIILRNPWCRYLCPYGALLGVMALFSPIHVKRDETLCINCKRCTKICPACIEVHKKTAVRTPECQGCMECIGVCPVKNCLGLNTLLGIKPSPLGVAALTITLIFGAWILASVTGHWESAIRPEMLRNLFLLTGGHVMHP